A window of Ictidomys tridecemlineatus isolate mIctTri1 chromosome 15, mIctTri1.hap1, whole genome shotgun sequence contains these coding sequences:
- the LOC144370676 gene encoding NACHT, LRR and PYD domains-containing protein 4-like: MAVSFISDFRLTCFLDELKKNEFLQFKQLLKQETVQRGLQPIPWAQVKKAKRQDLASLMTQRYGEQPAWDLALCIFPKIHRKDLCDKASRESSANAYRAHIQKKFIRMWSRDAFTEIPGCFDQTLTREEHESLKEYFTPRVPRRRHTVVLLGIPRIGKTRFLMKVMLAWSDGTLYRDKFSFIFYLCCRELKQLRVTSLAGLICREWPDDSVPLADIVAQPERILFILDSLEELRSILMEPESELCRDWREERSVKTVLSSLLRRKILPESALLLAAIPGCPEALESKLDHPNMQDLRSFQASHVKQYFCCSFGDRGRAMAAFSWVQSNEHLFTMCHVPLLCWMVCTSLKQEMERGRDLAATCCRSSSVFLSFMFQAFIPKGATRPSQQGQGLLKALCSLAAEGMWTDTWVFGEEELRRNGIADTDTTTLLDLRLFRKYSESGSSYSFIHACMQEFCAAMYYLLDSSRDHPSWAVRPIEALLLTYFRKDRASWVFLGCFLFGLVHGSEQQRLDALLGMQRSRELAPQLLGCLRILVEIKEPEEQVEFLLLFYALFEMQSDAFASHLMSSLREAHFPLRERPDLAVAAYCLKYCYSLRELTVSVPEIFPEEGGPDPMSSRTLLWWRQICSVLTTNEHLQKLRVVDTIFGKWTLLILCCQLQESTCPVQRLETRKVSFSCETGIFFEVFTSNPNLQHLSMTSTQLSHDEVWVLCSTLCNPVCNLQELLLQDSGLSAPDCKALASMLEINRKLTLLDLSDNKLAEGVPTLCAALRHSDCTLQTLVMAGCQLNKNSCPHFSEVLLSNANLSHLDLSSNPLMDDGVAQLCEALRQPTCRLQTLSLQRCGITLKICRVLALVLESNPNLRSLDVGGNNIGDIGMAFLSGGVLHPHCGLQELSLDSCQLTRACCEDLASVIAHSQTLHELDVTGNALSPRGVMLLCEAARGPRCVLRKLRMSRPSPEEAFWFDFCRDNPPPCVIYVD, translated from the exons ATGGCAGTGTCCTTCATTTCTGACTTCCGCCTCACCTGTTTCCTGGATGAGCTCAAGAAGAACGAGTTCCTGCAGTTCAAGCAGCTGCTCAAGCAGGAGACTGTGCAACGCGGCCTCCAGCCCATTCCCTGGGCGCAGGTGAAGAAGGCCAAGCGCCAGGACCTGGCGAGCTTGATGACCCAGCGCTATGGGGAACAGCCAGCGTGGGACCTGGCCCTCTGTATCTTCCCCAAGATCCACAGGAAGGACCTCTGTGACAAGGCCTCCAGGGAGAGCTCAG CAAATGCCTATCGAGCTCACATACAGAAGAAGTTCATCCGAATGTGGTCCAGGGACGCCTTCACTGAGATCCCTGGCTGCTTTGACCAGACATTGACCCGTGAAGAGCATGAAAGTCTGAAAGAGTATTTTACTCCAAGGGTACCCAGGAGGCGTCACACGGTCGTCCTCCTTGGAATACCAAGAATAGGGAAAACGAGGTTCCTGATGAAGGTGATGCTGGCCTGGTCAGACGGTACCCTCTATCGGGAcaaattctctttcattttctacttATGCTGCCGAGAACTGAAGCAGCTGAGGGTGACCAGCCTGGCCGGGCTCATCTGCAGAGAATGGCCCGATGACTCTGTCCCCTTGGCGGACATCGTGGCCCAACCAGAGAGGATCCTGTTCATCCTCGACAGCTTAGAGGAGCTGCGGTCCATCCTGATGGAGCCCGAGTCGGAGCTGTGCCGTGACTGGAGGGAGGAGCGTTCAGTGAAGACAGTGCTGAGCAGCCTGCTGAGGAGGAAGATTCTCCCAGAGTCGGCCCTGCTCCTTGCTGCCATACCCGGGTGCCCAGAAGCTCTGGAGAGCAAACTGGACCACCCAAACATGCAAGATCTCAGATCCTTCCAGGCCAGCCATGTGAAGCAGTATTTCTGCTGCTCCTTTGGAGACAGGGGCCGAGCCATGGCAGCCTTCAGCTGGGTGCAAAGCAATGAGCATCTCTTCACCATGTGCCACGTCCCCCTCCTCTGCTGGATGGTGTGCACCTCTCTGAAACAGGAGATGGAGCGCGGGAGGGACCTGGCAGCCACCTGCTGCAGGTCCAGCTCTGTGTTCCTGTCTTTCATGTTTCAAGCATTCATACCCAAGGGCGCTACTCGGCCCAGCCAGCAGGGCCAAGGCCTGCTGAAGGCGCTGTGTTCCCTGGCCGCGGAGGGCATGTGGACCGACACGTGGGTGTTTGGCGAAGAGGAGCTCAGGAGGAACGGGATTGCGGACACTGATACCACCACCTTGCTGGACCTCAGGCTCTTCCGGAAGTACAGCGAGTCCGGGAGCTCCTACTCCTTCATCCACGCGTGCATGCAGGAGTTCTGTGCAGCCATGTACTACCTGCTGGACAGCTCCCGCGACCACCCCAGCTGGGCCGTGAGGCCCATAGAGGCACTGCTGCTCACGTACTTCAGGAAAGACAGAGCCAGCTGGGTGTTCCTGGGCTGCTTCCTCTTTGGCCTTGTACATGGAAGTGAGCAGCAGAGGCTGGATGCCCTTCTTGGGATGCAGAGGTCGCGGGAGTTGGCGCCCCAGCTCCTGGGATGTCTGAGGATCCTGGTGGAGATCAAGGAgcctgaggagcaggtggagttCCTGCTGCTCTTCTATGCCCTGTTCGAGATGCAGAGTGACGCCTTTGCCAGCCACCTCATGAGCAGCCTCCGCGAGGCCCACTTCCCCCTTCGGGAGAGGCCGGACTTGGCGGTTGCTGCCTACTGCCTAAAATACTGCTACAGCTTGAGGGAGCTCACTGTCTCAGTCCCAGAAATCTTTCCGGAAGAGGGGGGACCAGACCCCAT GTCAAGCCGTACTCTCCTCTGGTGGCGCCAGATCTGCTCTGTGCTCACCACCAATGAGCACCTCCAGAAACTCCGGGTGGTGGACACCATCTTCGGCAAATGGACGCTGCTGATCCTGTGTTGTCAGCTGCAAGAGTCCACGTGCCCCGTGCAGAGGCTCGA GACAAGAAAAGTTTCCTTTTCCTGTGAGACCGGGATTTTCTTTGAGGTGTTCACCAGTAACCCAAACCTGCAACACCTGAGCATGACctccacccagctctcccacGATGAGGTCTGGGTCCTCTGCAGTACCTTGTGCAACCCGGTGTGCAACCTTCAGGAGCTGCT GCTTCAGGACTCGGGCCTCTCTGCTCCGGATTGCAAGGCCTTGGCCTCGATGCTGGAGATAAACAGGAAGCTGACGTTGCTGGACCTCAGTGATAACAAGCTCGCTGAGGGTGTGCCCACACTGTGCGCGGCCTTGCGCCACTCAGACTGCACCCTGCAAACGCTGGT GATGGCCGGCTGCCAGCTCAATAAGAACTCCTGCCCACACTTCTCTGAGGTTCTCCTGAGCAATGCAAACCTGAGCCATCTGGACCTCAGCAGCAACCCCCTGATGGACGATGGAGTGGCACAGCTGTGTGAGGCCCTGCGACAGCCCACCTGCCGCCTGCAGACACTGAG TTTGCAGAGGTGCGGGATCACTCTGAAGATCTGTCGGGTCCTGGCTCTTGTCCTTGAGAGCAACCCAAACCTGAGAAGCCTGGATGTCGGGGGCAACAACATAGGAGATATCGGCATGGCGTTCCTGAGCGGAGGTGTGCTGCACCCCCACTGCGGCTTACAGGAACTCAG CCTGGATTCCTGCCAATTGACCAGAGCTTGCTGTGAGGACCTGGCTTCTGTCATTGCCCACAGTCAGACTCTGCATGAACTGGACGTGACTGGCAACGCCCTCAGCCCCCGTGGCGTGATGCTGTTGTGCGAGGCCGCGAGGGGGCCTAGGTGTGTCTTGCGCAAGCTCAG AATGAGCAGGCCTTCGCCAGAGGAAGCTTTTTGGTTCGACTTCTGTCGGGACAACCCACCTCCCTGTGTGATCTACGTGGATTAG